A genomic region of Ewingella sp. CoE-038-23 contains the following coding sequences:
- a CDS encoding Csu type fimbrial protein, with translation MDVKNQSLLGLITAALLTLPLGAQAAGTLTGQVGVQLIISTGCTVGNGSTSGGTNQWGTLNFGNYADLTSIINGTVTGTNGSAVTITCSTGLTPTLSLNGGLAATGAVRAMTFDANKISYRLYSDAARTTEIGINTPITLTTGTTAQNIPIYGRVLPGDQTGAGGTTPPAGTYNDTVVATISW, from the coding sequence ATGGACGTCAAAAATCAATCATTACTGGGTTTAATCACTGCGGCATTACTCACCCTTCCTCTGGGTGCGCAGGCAGCAGGCACACTGACAGGTCAGGTCGGTGTTCAACTGATCATCAGCACTGGTTGTACTGTTGGTAACGGCTCCACTTCAGGCGGCACCAACCAGTGGGGTACTTTGAACTTTGGTAACTACGCCGATTTAACCAGCATTATCAATGGTACGGTCACTGGCACCAACGGCAGCGCGGTCACTATCACCTGTAGTACTGGCCTGACACCAACACTTTCACTCAATGGCGGGCTGGCAGCAACCGGCGCAGTGCGCGCAATGACCTTTGATGCCAACAAAATCTCCTATCGCCTCTATTCTGATGCAGCGCGTACTACTGAGATTGGCATCAATACGCCGATCACCCTAACCACAGGAACTACCGCGCAGAATATCCCGATCTATGGCCGCGTGTTACCTGGCGACCAAACGGGCGCTGGCGGCACAACTCCTCCGGCTGGAACCTATAACGATACCGTCGTCGCCACGATTTCCTGGTAA
- a CDS encoding YdcF family protein → MPLAESYPASRLADINALAQFLAFDQTEGASPSELARFHAPLLILLGNAILPVAEGAFAALASGAVSKILIAGGIGHSTELLYQAVKNHPRYASIATKGRSEAEILQDIAINFFAIEPAKLLLETLSTNCGDNATQARRVLDLAGDGSSRIILTQDPLMQRRTDASFRKVWQDRPEVEFINWPTFVPQLDKLAEELQHAGETQHSLWSWPRFASLLLGEIPRLRNDPQGYGPRGKDFIAAVDISPELEEAYARLLPLLGESHGDRSF, encoded by the coding sequence ATGCCCTTAGCTGAATCGTATCCAGCCAGTCGACTGGCTGACATTAATGCCCTGGCGCAATTTTTAGCTTTTGATCAAACAGAGGGGGCTTCTCCCAGCGAGCTGGCGCGCTTTCATGCACCTTTACTTATCCTGCTTGGTAACGCCATTTTACCGGTCGCCGAGGGCGCTTTTGCCGCGCTCGCCAGCGGTGCTGTGAGTAAAATTCTGATCGCCGGGGGGATTGGTCATTCGACCGAGTTGCTTTATCAGGCGGTAAAAAATCATCCAAGGTACGCGTCCATTGCCACCAAAGGGCGCAGCGAGGCGGAAATTCTGCAAGATATCGCCATCAATTTCTTCGCCATTGAGCCAGCCAAGCTCCTGTTGGAGACGCTTTCAACTAACTGCGGCGACAACGCCACTCAGGCCCGACGGGTGTTGGATCTGGCGGGTGACGGCTCATCGCGCATTATCCTGACGCAAGATCCGCTGATGCAGCGGCGCACCGACGCCAGCTTCCGCAAGGTCTGGCAGGACCGGCCAGAGGTGGAATTCATCAACTGGCCGACCTTCGTGCCCCAGCTCGATAAGCTGGCAGAAGAGCTCCAGCACGCTGGCGAAACGCAGCACAGCCTGTGGTCATGGCCGCGCTTCGCTTCGCTGCTATTGGGCGAGATCCCGCGCCTGCGCAACGATCCGCAAGGCTACGGCCCGCGCGGCAAAGACTTTATCGCCGCCGTCGACATCTCCCCCGAATTGGAAGAAGCCTACGCGCGACTGCTCCCTCTATTGGGGGAAAGTCATGGGGATAGGTCTTTTTAA
- a CDS encoding Csu type fimbrial protein translates to MDIKALLLLPFRCMLLMPALLPTSHAATIGVTATLLPACSAGTTTGGSTTYGTLSFGNYASLSNIISATSAQLAGSIRVNCINGLSYKILMDGGNSGNVNSRNMVNTSNAALKVLYNLYTSATFATIWDNTTGLSDVGNGADQWHTVYGRVPVQTTPAAGTYQDTVNVTVSW, encoded by the coding sequence ATGGATATCAAGGCGCTGTTGTTGCTGCCCTTTCGCTGTATGCTCCTGATGCCCGCTCTACTGCCAACCAGTCATGCGGCAACGATTGGCGTCACGGCGACGCTGCTTCCTGCCTGTAGCGCAGGGACAACCACTGGCGGTTCAACCACTTACGGCACCTTGAGCTTTGGCAATTATGCCAGTCTGAGCAACATTATCAGCGCCACTAGCGCCCAGCTGGCGGGCTCGATTCGCGTCAATTGTATCAACGGCCTGAGCTACAAAATCCTGATGGACGGCGGCAACAGTGGCAATGTGAACAGCCGCAATATGGTCAATACCAGCAACGCCGCGCTGAAGGTACTTTATAACCTCTATACCAGCGCGACTTTTGCCACTATTTGGGACAACACCACCGGCCTGAGCGACGTCGGCAATGGTGCCGATCAGTGGCATACCGTTTATGGACGAGTGCCGGTACAAACCACGCCAGCCGCGGGCACCTATCAAGACACGGTCAATGTTACGGTCAGTTGGTAA
- a CDS encoding type II toxin-antitoxin system RelE/ParE family toxin: protein MYTTEHYQDRNKKQPFKIWMDKLRKKDLRAAAKIDVALDRAQAGNFGVHKFERDGVWEIKIDYAAGYRIYYSIENGKIILLLAGGTKKNQNADIDKAVKYLADYQTR from the coding sequence ATGTACACAACTGAACATTATCAGGATAGAAACAAGAAACAGCCGTTCAAAATTTGGATGGATAAACTCAGGAAGAAGGATCTTCGCGCCGCGGCAAAAATTGACGTTGCCTTGGACCGTGCTCAGGCCGGTAACTTTGGTGTGCATAAATTTGAGCGCGATGGGGTATGGGAGATTAAGATCGATTATGCGGCGGGATACCGGATTTATTACTCGATAGAGAACGGAAAAATCATCTTACTTCTCGCGGGTGGAACGAAGAAGAACCAAAACGCAGATATCGATAAAGCAGTGAAATACTTAGCTGATTATCAGACGAGGTAA
- a CDS encoding helix-turn-helix domain-containing transcriptional regulator: MVSNKKTAVAPEAVPPSVSRDAEIIATLRADPAYAEIYLQTALEEIYEVGGVAAFLTALRRVIEARGGVTEIAKKSGITRQHIYKALSENGNPTIGTLTEITRAAGVRLTPAQHAN, translated from the coding sequence ATGGTTTCAAACAAAAAAACGGCAGTTGCCCCAGAGGCAGTACCGCCATCAGTCAGCCGTGATGCGGAGATCATTGCTACACTTCGTGCCGATCCCGCCTATGCCGAAATTTATCTTCAGACAGCTTTAGAAGAGATCTATGAAGTTGGCGGCGTGGCGGCCTTTCTCACCGCACTGCGTCGCGTCATTGAAGCTCGCGGCGGCGTCACCGAGATCGCTAAAAAATCCGGCATCACGCGGCAACATATCTACAAGGCGCTGTCTGAAAATGGCAATCCAACCATCGGTACGCTAACTGAAATCACTCGAGCGGCGGGAGTCAGACTGACCCCCGCGCAACATGCTAATTAA
- a CDS encoding response regulator transcription factor, whose amino-acid sequence MEKPKKILIVEDDSNIAELLNLHLRDEGYEITHAADGNLGVAHLEKGGWDALILDLMLPGVDGLEICRRARNMTRYTPIIIISARSSEVHRVLGLELGADDYLAKPFSMLELVARVKALFRRQEAMSRNMKMDAGTLSFSGLVIDPIAREVALNQQTVELTPREFDLLYFFAKNPGKVFSRLSLLNQVWGYQHEGYEHTVNTHINRLRIKIESNPAEPERILTVWGKGYKFTSSAEDAQG is encoded by the coding sequence ATGGAAAAACCCAAAAAGATTTTGATCGTGGAAGACGACAGCAACATCGCCGAGCTGCTCAATCTGCATTTACGCGATGAAGGCTATGAGATAACCCACGCCGCCGATGGCAATCTGGGCGTAGCGCATTTAGAGAAAGGGGGCTGGGACGCGCTGATTCTGGACCTGATGCTGCCCGGCGTTGACGGGCTAGAGATTTGCCGCCGCGCCCGCAACATGACGCGCTACACGCCGATCATCATCATCAGCGCCCGTTCCAGCGAAGTGCATCGCGTGCTGGGGCTGGAGCTGGGGGCCGACGACTATCTGGCGAAACCCTTCTCTATGCTGGAGCTGGTGGCGCGAGTCAAAGCGCTGTTCCGCCGTCAGGAAGCCATGAGCCGCAATATGAAGATGGACGCCGGGACCCTGAGCTTCTCCGGGTTAGTCATTGACCCTATTGCCCGCGAAGTGGCGTTGAACCAGCAGACTGTGGAACTGACGCCGCGCGAGTTCGATCTGCTCTACTTCTTCGCCAAAAATCCCGGCAAGGTGTTCTCGCGCCTGAGCCTGCTCAATCAGGTGTGGGGCTATCAGCACGAGGGTTATGAACACACGGTGAATACCCATATCAACCGACTGCGCATCAAGATTGAGAGCAACCCGGCTGAGCCAGAGCGCATCCTGACCGTCTGGGGAAAAGGCTATAAATTCACGTCGTCAGCGGAAGACGCGCAAGGATAA
- a CDS encoding sensor histidine kinase, whose amino-acid sequence MSKMTLSQRLTLVFILLLVACSLISGVMQVRSSDRFSQATIQRLSANLATQIAANNPLLSQNGLDPNAVHNLFNQLMAVNPSVEVYLLDSEGDIVGNAAPAGKLLRQKIDLTPVHELLNGKIMPVYGDNPRTTDQRQVFSAAPLTSNGVLKGYVYIVLQGDDYRALASKAEFQSAIYMALRSMGMVVLFGLLAGALAFRWVTRPVRKLTAQIATLDDGGMEAIQALAKTQPPVGQPKDEVAQLQQAFVGLAKRIDQQWQSLTAQDQQRREFIANISHDLRTPLTSLHGYLETLSMKADRLSSDERQRYLDIALAQSRKVGRLAQELFELARLEYGVVKPQKEPFSLCELVQDVFQKFELAAEARGQKLNADIMPDIPLVNADLGMIERVLTNLLDNALRHTPEGGTIHVRLWKQAHEVMVQVNDSGPGIAPELKANLFVRPSILSTNKHRAGGLGLMIVRRILQLHGSDIELLDQPHSGASFQFAVPI is encoded by the coding sequence ATGAGTAAAATGACGCTTTCGCAACGACTCACCCTGGTTTTTATTCTGCTGCTGGTGGCCTGCTCGCTGATTTCCGGCGTGATGCAGGTACGCTCGAGCGACAGATTCAGTCAGGCGACGATTCAACGTTTGTCTGCCAATCTAGCCACGCAGATTGCCGCCAATAACCCGCTGCTGAGCCAAAACGGGTTAGATCCTAACGCGGTGCATAACCTGTTTAACCAGCTGATGGCGGTGAACCCGAGCGTCGAGGTTTATCTGCTCGACAGCGAAGGTGACATCGTCGGCAACGCCGCCCCTGCGGGAAAATTGCTGCGCCAGAAGATAGATTTAACCCCGGTGCACGAGCTGCTTAACGGCAAAATTATGCCGGTGTATGGCGACAACCCGCGCACCACCGACCAGCGGCAGGTGTTTAGCGCCGCGCCGCTGACGTCCAATGGCGTGCTTAAAGGCTATGTCTACATTGTGCTGCAGGGCGACGACTACCGGGCGTTGGCCAGTAAGGCGGAGTTCCAGTCGGCCATTTATATGGCACTGCGATCCATGGGGATGGTGGTGCTGTTTGGCCTGCTGGCCGGGGCGCTGGCTTTCCGCTGGGTGACTCGCCCGGTGCGTAAACTCACCGCGCAAATCGCCACGCTGGACGATGGCGGCATGGAGGCGATTCAGGCTCTGGCCAAAACCCAGCCGCCGGTCGGCCAGCCGAAAGATGAAGTGGCGCAGCTGCAACAGGCGTTTGTCGGGCTGGCAAAACGCATTGATCAGCAGTGGCAGAGTCTGACTGCGCAGGACCAACAGCGCCGCGAGTTTATCGCTAATATTTCCCACGACCTGCGCACCCCGCTGACCTCGCTGCACGGCTATCTGGAAACCTTGTCGATGAAGGCCGACCGCCTGAGCAGCGACGAGCGCCAGCGCTATCTCGACATCGCCCTCGCCCAGAGCCGCAAGGTGGGGCGTCTGGCGCAGGAGCTGTTCGAGCTGGCAAGGCTGGAATATGGCGTGGTGAAGCCGCAGAAAGAGCCGTTCTCACTGTGCGAACTGGTGCAGGACGTGTTCCAGAAATTCGAACTCGCCGCCGAAGCGCGCGGCCAGAAACTCAATGCCGACATCATGCCGGATATTCCGCTAGTGAATGCCGACCTGGGGATGATTGAACGGGTGCTGACCAACCTGCTAGACAACGCCCTGCGCCACACGCCGGAGGGCGGCACCATCCATGTTCGCCTGTGGAAACAGGCCCATGAAGTGATGGTGCAGGTGAATGACAGCGGGCCTGGCATTGCGCCAGAGTTAAAGGCCAACCTGTTTGTGCGGCCTTCGATTCTCAGCACCAATAAGCACCGCGCGGGTGGCCTCGGGCTGATGATTGTGCGCCGCATTTTGCAACTGCACGGCAGCGATATTGAACTGCTCGACCAGCCACACAGCGGCGCCAGCTTCCAGTTCGCGGTGCCGATTTAG
- a CDS encoding MFS transporter, whose protein sequence is MSPSNQTKSGQLSVLFTVCLAALILPLNFVSGAVATPAIARELGGSAQALSWITNAFMLSFGCFLMAAGTLADEFGRKKVFVIGVAGFALLSLLQSFSSSLLWIDLLRGAQGVAAAAALAGGSAALAQEFDGPARTRAFSLLGTSFGVGLAFGPFLAGLLIAHLGWRSVFISATVIALLALLTGASRMHESRNPNATGIDWPGTLTFTSMLALLTWALMAIPQYGLQSPQVLGLLAGAALLLALFIWVELRVRNPMLDLSLFRFPRFIGVQALPLATGFCFVVLLVILPMQFIGIMRMSEEQAGLMMMALSLPMLAVPLIAAGLTRWVSPGLLCTAGLLVATFGLWWLSLAVEAQNAGQMILPMLVIGLGVGVPWGLMDGLSVSVVPKERAGMATGIFSTTRVAGEGLSLATVGALLAAFAQGGLSQHFSGPSLSDASQRLATGDLTQALRLLPQASAAQLQQIYAAALHHVLLSLAAITLLSAVVVMVAMAGKETMAEQPT, encoded by the coding sequence ATGAGTCCATCTAACCAAACCAAGAGCGGCCAGCTAAGCGTGTTGTTTACCGTCTGCCTGGCAGCGCTGATTTTGCCACTCAACTTTGTCAGCGGCGCGGTAGCAACCCCGGCGATTGCCCGCGAGCTGGGCGGCAGCGCGCAGGCGCTAAGCTGGATAACCAACGCCTTTATGCTCAGCTTCGGCTGCTTTTTGATGGCGGCGGGCACCCTGGCCGATGAGTTTGGCCGCAAAAAAGTGTTTGTGATTGGTGTCGCGGGCTTTGCCCTGCTCTCTTTGTTGCAAAGCTTTAGCAGCAGCCTGCTGTGGATTGATCTACTGCGCGGCGCGCAGGGTGTGGCGGCGGCGGCCGCACTGGCAGGAGGCTCGGCGGCTTTGGCGCAAGAGTTTGATGGCCCGGCGCGCACCCGCGCATTCAGCCTGCTCGGCACCAGTTTTGGCGTCGGCCTGGCCTTTGGGCCTTTTCTGGCGGGCCTGCTAATAGCCCACCTCGGCTGGCGCTCGGTATTTATTTCCGCCACGGTGATTGCCCTGCTGGCCCTGTTAACCGGCGCGTCGAGAATGCATGAGTCGCGCAACCCTAACGCCACCGGCATCGACTGGCCCGGCACGTTGACCTTCACTTCGATGCTGGCTTTACTGACCTGGGCGCTGATGGCTATTCCGCAATATGGCCTGCAAAGCCCGCAAGTGCTGGGTTTGCTGGCTGGCGCCGCACTGCTGCTAGCGCTGTTTATCTGGGTTGAGCTGCGCGTGCGCAACCCGATGCTCGACCTGTCGCTGTTCCGCTTCCCACGTTTTATTGGCGTTCAGGCACTGCCGCTGGCTACCGGATTCTGTTTTGTGGTGCTGCTGGTCATTCTGCCGATGCAGTTTATCGGCATCATGCGGATGAGCGAGGAGCAGGCCGGGTTAATGATGATGGCGCTCTCCCTGCCGATGCTGGCCGTGCCGCTGATCGCCGCCGGCCTGACGCGCTGGGTGAGTCCCGGCCTTTTGTGCACCGCCGGTTTGCTGGTCGCCACCTTTGGGCTGTGGTGGTTGAGTCTTGCCGTCGAGGCGCAAAACGCCGGGCAGATGATCCTGCCGATGCTGGTGATTGGTTTGGGGGTTGGCGTGCCTTGGGGATTGATGGACGGGCTGTCGGTCAGCGTGGTTCCCAAGGAGCGCGCGGGCATGGCGACGGGGATTTTCAGCACCACCCGCGTGGCGGGCGAAGGGCTTTCGCTGGCAACCGTCGGCGCCCTTCTCGCCGCTTTCGCACAGGGTGGATTGAGCCAGCACTTCTCAGGCCCGAGCTTAAGTGACGCCAGCCAGCGTCTGGCAACCGGCGATTTAACCCAGGCCCTCCGCCTGTTGCCGCAGGCCAGCGCCGCCCAACTGCAACAGATTTACGCCGCCGCCCTGCATCACGTCCTGCTAAGCCTGGCGGCGATCACCCTGCTGTCTGCCGTCGTGGTGATGGTGGCGATGGCGGGGAAAGAAACAATGGCGGAACAACCCACTTAA
- a CDS encoding fimbrial biogenesis chaperone → MYQTLLRALISLVSLGLFFGAAPSRAASSVLVWPVYQIIESDQNGSALWLENRGAAPVSLQVRVLAWKQENFNERYADQNDVVASPPFATVAPGQRQLIRLIRNTPVPANTEKAFRIIIDEIPSPLQPSEQGKEKAVVGLQLQMRYLLPLFLDGEGIWTNERADIKRNLADATKPVLKWSIESGGGKSFLRIRNTGVVHARLSNVFWSMTGDAKRGVKAMTTGFMGYVLPGQEMRWPVPAGVIPGGQLNAQIADNAEPIVIPRGE, encoded by the coding sequence ATGTATCAAACATTATTACGCGCACTGATTAGCTTGGTTTCACTTGGCCTGTTTTTTGGGGCTGCACCCAGCCGGGCGGCCAGTTCGGTACTGGTGTGGCCGGTGTATCAAATCATTGAGTCTGACCAAAACGGCTCGGCGCTGTGGCTGGAAAATCGCGGCGCGGCGCCCGTCTCACTGCAGGTCCGCGTGCTGGCGTGGAAACAGGAAAATTTCAACGAACGCTATGCGGACCAAAATGACGTGGTCGCCAGCCCGCCCTTCGCCACCGTCGCTCCCGGCCAACGCCAGCTGATTCGTTTGATTCGCAACACCCCCGTTCCGGCTAATACCGAGAAAGCGTTTCGCATCATCATCGACGAAATCCCTTCGCCATTGCAGCCTTCCGAGCAGGGTAAAGAGAAAGCCGTGGTCGGTTTGCAGCTGCAAATGCGCTATTTGCTGCCGCTATTCCTCGACGGCGAAGGCATCTGGACCAACGAACGCGCGGATATCAAACGCAATCTGGCGGATGCCACCAAGCCAGTTCTCAAATGGAGCATTGAGAGCGGCGGCGGTAAGTCTTTCCTGAGAATTCGCAATACTGGCGTGGTTCACGCCCGCCTGAGCAACGTCTTCTGGTCAATGACCGGCGACGCCAAACGCGGCGTCAAAGCCATGACCACCGGCTTTATGGGCTACGTATTGCCGGGTCAAGAGATGCGCTGGCCGGTGCCTGCGGGCGTGATCCCCGGCGGGCAGCTTAATGCGCAAATCGCTGATAACGCTGAACCTATTGTGATCCCGCGCGGCGAATAA
- a CDS encoding Csu type fimbrial protein, whose protein sequence is MISRSSTPYHLLLLLCVLAYPKAQAATANSSFTVNATIVSGCAFGNSLATPISNLGTINFGSMSSIPSNVDVVSTSGAGSIVVTCTTGANVTIAIDYGVNGGTASGRFMANTSNAAQKLGYQLYQDSGRSQVWGTGTLARTINNFPATTQTYPVYARLFAVTPLPSAGTYSDTVTVTLTY, encoded by the coding sequence ATGATCAGTAGGTCTTCAACCCCTTATCACCTACTGCTGCTGCTCTGCGTTTTGGCTTACCCCAAGGCTCAGGCGGCAACGGCAAACTCATCTTTTACCGTCAACGCCACCATTGTCAGCGGCTGTGCCTTTGGTAACTCGCTGGCGACGCCCATTTCTAACCTCGGCACCATCAATTTCGGCTCGATGTCGTCCATTCCCAGCAATGTTGATGTCGTCAGCACCAGCGGCGCGGGCAGTATTGTCGTCACCTGCACTACCGGCGCCAATGTGACGATCGCTATCGATTACGGCGTCAATGGCGGAACGGCATCAGGCCGTTTCATGGCGAACACCAGCAATGCGGCCCAAAAGTTGGGCTATCAGCTGTATCAAGATTCGGGACGAAGCCAAGTGTGGGGCACCGGCACGCTGGCGCGCACCATCAACAATTTCCCGGCAACCACCCAAACCTATCCGGTGTATGCACGATTATTTGCCGTGACCCCATTACCCTCAGCGGGAACCTATAGCGATACGGTCACAGTTACCTTAACTTATTGA
- a CDS encoding LysR family transcriptional regulator, which produces MENLNGMLAFVRAAQHQSFAAAGEIMGISASAIGKSVARLEAKLGVRLFNRSTRRISLTDEGQLFFERCQQIVAQMEEAEQELSRVSAEPRGKLRVSMPAIGYRMLLPHLAEFMQCYPQVELELDFSDRMVDLIAEGIDVAVRSGELPTSQLMSRRLGPFHFVIVGSQDYFARNPEPHSPRDLARHACLRYRFPGSGQIQPWDIRSDMALELPVVVSSNNLEALIQAVLHGVGIAYIPEFLVREQLKTGVLKSVLNDYLYDDGKFSIVWPSSRHMLPKVRVFIDFLTEKQILVAD; this is translated from the coding sequence ATGGAAAACCTAAACGGCATGTTGGCATTCGTGCGTGCGGCGCAGCATCAAAGCTTCGCGGCGGCGGGCGAGATCATGGGGATCTCGGCTTCGGCGATAGGTAAAAGCGTGGCGCGGCTGGAGGCAAAGCTCGGCGTGCGGCTGTTTAACCGCAGCACGCGGCGCATTAGCCTGACTGACGAAGGCCAGCTATTTTTCGAGCGTTGTCAGCAAATCGTGGCGCAGATGGAGGAGGCCGAGCAGGAGTTATCGCGGGTTTCGGCCGAGCCGCGCGGTAAGTTGCGGGTGAGCATGCCGGCGATTGGCTATCGCATGCTGTTGCCGCACTTGGCGGAATTTATGCAGTGTTATCCGCAGGTTGAGCTGGAGCTGGACTTCAGCGATCGCATGGTAGACCTGATTGCCGAAGGTATCGACGTCGCGGTGCGCAGCGGCGAACTGCCGACCTCGCAATTGATGTCGCGCCGCCTCGGGCCTTTCCATTTTGTTATCGTCGGCAGCCAGGACTATTTTGCCAGAAACCCCGAACCCCATAGCCCGCGGGACTTGGCCCGGCACGCCTGCCTGCGCTACCGTTTTCCGGGCAGCGGGCAGATCCAGCCGTGGGATATCCGCAGTGACATGGCGCTAGAGCTGCCGGTGGTGGTGAGCAGTAACAACCTCGAGGCACTGATTCAGGCCGTGCTACACGGCGTCGGCATTGCCTATATTCCCGAGTTTCTGGTGCGCGAACAGCTCAAAACCGGTGTGCTGAAATCCGTTCTCAATGACTATTTATATGACGACGGCAAGTTTTCCATTGTCTGGCCAAGCAGTCGTCATATGTTGCCCAAGGTCCGCGTGTTTATCGATTTCCTGACGGAGAAACAGATCTTGGTGGCCGACTAA